A genomic window from Lotus japonicus ecotype B-129 chromosome 1, LjGifu_v1.2 includes:
- the LOC130718213 gene encoding uncharacterized protein LOC130718213, with translation MSSPASSDSTPVTVTTPTVVTQVAPPALSAKPEFHPALAVSNIRNNIPIMLAMETDRYGTWAEIFRIHARSHRVLHHIVPTADKPLLLVTDPTYEQWAPFYATVLQWIYSTISNDLMSTIMELGSTAFSASTRLADLFHDNQNARVVILEQEFSTVRMEAFPSVAACCQRLKTLSDQLRDVGAPVNDHRLVLQLISGLTNAYRGVATLIRQSNPLPSFHHARSMLTLEEAGMAKMKPAEPPAAYVATQLRPSDVSS, from the coding sequence ATGTCTTCTCCAGCCTCATCGGACAGCACCCCCGTGACCGTCACCACTCCTACGGTGGTCACCCAGGTGGCTCCTCCTGCCCTGTCGGCCAAGCCTGAGTTTCACCCTGCACTTGCTGTTTCGAACATTAGGAATAATATTCCTATTATGCTTGCCATGGAGACTGACCGCTATGGCACTTGGGCGGAGATTTTCCGCATTCATGCTCGTTCCCACCGGGTTCTGCATCACATTGTCCCTACTGCGGACAAGCCTCTTCTGCTAGTCACTGACCCTACTTATGAGCAGTGGGCCCCTTTTTATGCCACAGTCCTTCAGTGGATTTATTCCACCATATCTAATGACCTGATGTCTACCATCATGGAGCTTGGCTCCACTGCTTTCTCGGCTTCGACGCGTTTGGCTGATCTCTTTCATGATAATCAGAACGCTCGTGTTGTCATCCTGGAGCAGGAGTTCTCTACTGTTCGCATGGAGGCATTTCCGTCCGTCGCCGCCTGCTGTCAGCGTCTGAAGACGCTTTCTGACCAGCTTCGTGATGTCGGTGCTCCTGTGAACGATCATCGTCTGGTTTTGCAGCTTATCTCCGGCCTCACTAATGCTTACAGGGGTGTTGCCACTTTGATTCGCCAGAGCAATCCGCTTCCCTCCTTTCATCATGCTCGCTCCATGCTTACCTTGGAGGAAGCCGGTATGGCTAAGATGAAACCTGCTGAGCCTCCTGCTGCCTATGTTGCTACTCAGTTGCGTCCTTCTGATGTCTCTTCTTAG
- the LOC130729025 gene encoding pentatricopeptide repeat-containing protein At3g24000, mitochondrial, giving the protein MTTNNLAVTHLQFLFTRLHYLARHCRRNLSTLALVHTQNQNQFNTCTKQKGGFYCPLKDHPNPQLSCFPQKGFSQITQQILGKALHAFCVKGVIQLSTFDANTLVTMYSKLGNIQYAHHVFDKMQNRNEASWNNMMSGFVRVRCYHEAMQFFCYMCQYGVKPTGYVVSSLVSAFARSGYITEEALQIHGYVVKCGLMSDVFVATSLLHFYGTYGDVSEANKLFEEIDEPNIVSWTTLMVGYADKGHLKEVIDTYQHLRRSGLHCNQNTMATVIRTCGMLADKTLGYQILGNVIKSGLETSVSVANSLISMFGNCDDVEEASCVFDNMKERDTISWNSIITASVHNGHFEESLGHFFRMRHTHTETNYITMSTLLSACGSAQNLRWGRGLHGLIVKSGLESNVCVCNSLLSMYSQGGKSEDAEFVFHAMPEKDLISWNSMMAGYVEDGKHQRAMRLLIEMLQTKRAMNYVTFTTALSACYSLEKVKNAHAYVILFGLHHNSIIGNTLVTMYGKFGSMAEARRVCKIMPKRDVVTWNALIGSHADNEEPNAAIEAFNLLREEGMPVNYITILNLLSACLSPNYLLGHGMPIHAHIVVAGFELDTHIQSSLITMYSQCGDLNSSYYIFDVLTNKNSSTWNAILSAHCHFGPGEEALKLIANMRNDGVQLDQFSFSAALAVIGNLTVLDEGQQLHSLIIKLGLESNDYVLNATMDMYGKCGEIDDVFRILPPPRSRSQRSWNIIISALARHGLFHQARKAFHEMLDLGLRPDHVTFVSLLSACSHGGLVDEGLAYFSSMTTEFGVPVGIEHCVCIIDLLGRSGRLAEAETFINKMPIPPNDLVWRSLLAACKTHGDLDRGRKAANRLFELDSSDDSAYVLYSNVCASTRRWGDVENVRKQMETQNIKKKPACSWIKLKNKVTSFGMGDHFHPQVAQIDAKLEELKKMIREAGYVPDTSYVLQDTDEEQKEHNLWNHSERIALAFGLINSPEGSPIRIFKNIRVCGDCHSVFKLVSEIIGRKITLRDAYRFHHFNDGKCSCSDYW; this is encoded by the coding sequence ATGACAACAAATAATTTGGCAGTGACCCATTTGCAGTTTTTATTTACCAGGCTTCATTATTTGGCTAGGCATTGTAGAAGAAACCTTTCTACTCTTGCTCTAGTTCACACTCAGAACCAGAACCAGTTCAATACATGTACAAAACAAAAAGGTGGCTTCTATTGCCCTCTCAAAGACCACCCTAACCCCCAACTTTCATGCTTTCCTCAAAAGGGTTTCTCACAAATCACTCAACAAATTCTTGGCAAAGCATTGCATGCCTTTTGTGTCAAAGGTGTTATTCAACTTTCTACATTCGATGCAAACACCTTGGTTACCATGTACTCTAAGCTTGGTAACATTCAATATGCACATCACGTATTCGATAAAATGCAAAACAGAAATGAAGCTTCTTGGAATAACATGATGTCGGGCTTTGTTCGAGTTCGTTGCTACCATGAAGCAATGCAATTCTTCTGCTACATGTGTCAATATGGTGTCAAGCCTACCGGTTATGTTGTTTCTAGTTTGGTGTCTGCCTTTGCTAGATCAGGGTACATTACTGAAGAGGCACTTCAGATTCATGGCTATGTTGTCAAATGCGGTTTGATGTCTGATGTGTTCGTTGCTACTTCTCTGCTGCACTTTTACGGTACTTATGGTGACGTTTCTGAGGCTAACAAACTCTTTGAAGAGATTGATGAACCGAATATAGTCTCGTGGACAACTTTGATGGTTGGCTATGCAGATAAAGGGCATCTAAAAGAAGTTATAGATACTTACCAGCATTTGAGACGCAGTGGGTTACATTGTAATCAAAATACAATGGCTACAGTTATTAGAACCTGTGGAATGCTCGCGGATAAAACCTTGGGCTATCAGATACTGGGAAATGTAATCAAATCTGGATTAGAAACTAGTGTATCTGTGGCAAACTCCCTTATATCCATGTTTGGTAATTGCGATGATGTAGAGGAGGCGTCTTGTGTGTTTGATAACATGAAGGAACGTGACACTATTTCATGGAATTCAATCATTACTGCAAGTGTACATAATGGGCATTTTGAAGAATCTCTAGGGCACTTTTTTCGGATGCGTCATACTCACACAGAAACAAATTATATTACCATGTCAACCTTGTTATCTGCATGTGGCTCTGCACAAAATTTGAGGTGGGGAAGAGGACTTCACGGTCTAATAGTAAAATCTGGACTAGAATCAAATGTTTGTGTATGCAATAGTCTTTTGAGTATGTATTCTCAGGGTGGAAAATCTGAGGATGCAGAGTTTGTATTTCATGCAATGCCAGAGAAAGATTTAATTTCATGGAATTCCATGATGGCAGGCTACGTTGAGGATGGAAAGCATCAGCGTGCCATGCGACTTTTAATTGAGATGCTCCAAACAAAAAGGGCAATGAACTACGTTACTTTCACCACTGCATTATCTGCCTGTTACAGTTTAGAAAAAGTAAAGAATGCTCACGCCTATGTTATTCTTTTTGGGCTACATCACAATTCGATCATAGGTAACACATTGGTGACCATGTATGGGAAGTTTGGCTCGATGGCTGAAGCACGTCGGGTATGCAAAATTATGCCTAAGAGAGATGTGGTAACTTGGAATGCATTGATTGGTAGCCATGCTGATAACGAAGAACCAAATGCAGCAATTGAAGCTTTCAATTTATTGAGAGAAGAAGGTATGCCTGTAAACTACATCACCATTCTTAATCTTCTCAGTGCTTGTTTGTCTCCCAACTATCTTTTAGGACATGGAATGCCGATCCATGCACACATAGTTGTGGCAGGCTTTGAGTTAGATACACATATCCAAAGCTCCCTAATTACAATGTATTCCCAATGCGGTGATCTTAATTCTAGTTACTACATTTTTGATGTATTAACTAATAAGAATTCTAGCACTTGGAATGCCATTCTTTCAGCACATTGTCATTTTGGGCCTGGTGAGGAGGCACTAAAACTTATTGCAAATATGCGAAATGATGGTGTTCAGTTAGACCAGTTTAGCTTCTCTGCAGCTCTTGCTGTTATCGGTAACTTGACGGTACTGGATGAAGGTCAGCAGCTTCATAGCTTGATTATTAAACTTGGGCTTGAGTCAAATGATTATGTTCTAAATGCTACAATGGATATGTATGGAAAATGTGGGGAAATTGATGATGTCTTTAGAATCCTTCCCCCACCAAGAAGCAGGTCACAGAGGTCTTGGAACATTATAATATCAGCATTAGCCAGACATGGGCTTTTCCACCAGGCTAGGAAGGCCTTTCATGAGATGCTTGATCTGGGACTGAGACCTGATCATGTCACTTTTGTTTCTCTTCTGTCTGCATGCAGCCATGGGGGGTTGGTGGATGAGGGTCTTGCATACTTCTCTTCAATGACTACTGAATTTGGTGTCCCCGTTGGAATAGAGCATTGTGTATGCATAATTGATCTTCTTGGGCGTTCTGGAAGGCTTGCGGAGGCTGAAACTTTTATTAACAAGATGCCGATTCCACCAAATGACCTCGTGTGGCGTAGCCTGTTAGCTGCGTGTAAAACTCATGGTGATTTGGACCGTGGAAGGAAAGCAGCTAACCGTCTTTTTGAGCTGGACTCATCCGATGATTCAGCATATGTTCTTTACTCCAATGTCTGTGCATCTACCAGAAGGTGGGGAGATGTAGAGAATGTGAGAAAGCAAATGGAAACACAAAACATTAAGAAGAAACCTGCCTGTAGTTGGATCAAGTTGAAAAACAAGGTTACTTCTTTCGGAATGGGAGACCATTTTCATCCACAAGTAGCACAAATCGATGCAAAGTTGGAGGAGCTCAAGAAGATGATTAGAGAGGCAGGCTATGTGCCTGACACAAGCTATGTTTTGCAAGATACAGATGAAGAACAAAAGGAGCATAATCTTTGGAATCATAGTGAGAGAATTGCACTTGCATTTGGGTTGATCAATAGTCCAGAAGGCTCACCTATTAGAATTTTCAAGAATATCCGTGTTTGTGGTGATTGCCACTCTGTTTTCAAGCTAGTTAGTGAAATTATTGGTAGGAAAATCACATTACGAGATGCATATAGGTTTCACCATTTTAATGATGGCAAGTGCTCTTGTTCAGACTATTGGTAG
- the LOC130718200 gene encoding uncharacterized mitochondrial protein AtMg00810-like, whose translation MHQPLGFRDSNHPYYVCRLRKSLYGLMQAPRAWYQRFADYVSTIGFQHSTSDHSLFIYRRGSDMAYLLLYVNDIILICSSHALRKSIMTLLASEFAMKDLRPLSYFLGIAVTRHAGGLFLGQSTYARDIIARAGMTSSNPSATPVDTKQKLSTSVGTPCDDPTLYRSLAGALQYLTFTCPDISYVVQQVCLHMHAPRTEHMLALKRILRYVQGTLQFDLHLYPSPIEKLISYTDADWGGCPDTRRSTSGYYVFLGDNLISWSSKRQPTLSRSSAEAEYLGVANVVSESCWLCNLLLELHFPLSHATLVYCDNVSAIYLSGNPVQHQCTKHIEMDIHFVREKVTRGQARILHVPSRHQIADIFTKGLPRVLFDDFRTSLSVREPPASTTGV comes from the coding sequence atgcatcagcccTTGGGTTTCCGTGACTCCAACCATCCCTACTATGTGTGTCGCTTGCGGAAGTCTCTTTACGGGCTGATGCAAGCGCCTCGGGCATGGTACCAGCGTTTTGCAGACTATGTCTCCACCATTGGGTTTCAGCACAGCACCTCCGAtcactctcttttcatttacAGACGAGGCTCTGACATGGCTTATCTCCTGCTTTATGTTAATGACATCATCCTCATCTGCTCCTCTCATGCCCTTCGCAAATCTATCATGACTCTTCTCGCCTCAgagtttgctatgaaggattTGAGACCGTTGAGCTATTTTTTGGGCATTGCCGTCACCAGACATGCCGGTGGACTTTTTCTCGGTCAGAGTACATATGCACGTGACATTATTGCTCGAGCCGGTATGACCTCGTCCAATCCTTCTGCCACTCCAGTTGACACCAAGCAAAAACTCAGTACTTCTGTTGGTACTCCGTGCGATGATCCTACTTTATATCGGAGTCTTGCTGGGGCCTTGCAGTATCTCACATTCACCTGTCCTGACATCTCTTATGTTGTTCAGCAGGTGTGCCTTCACATGCATGCCCCTCGCACCGAGCATATGCTTGCACTGAAGCGCATCCTGCGTTATGTTCAGGGCACCTTACAGTTTGACTTGCATCTATATCCTTCTCCTATCGAGAAGCTTATTTCCTACACTGATGCAGATTGGGGTGGATGTCCCGACACTCGTCGGTCTACTTCTGGTTATTATGTGTTTCTTGGTGACAACCTCATTTCATGGTCATCCAAGAGACAACCTACTCTTTCCCGGTCCAGTGCTGAGGCTGAGTACCTAGGCGTTGCTAATGTGGTCTCTGAATCATGTTGGCTATGCAACCTGCTTTTGGAGCTTCATTTTCCACTTTCTCATGCTACTTTGGTGTATTGTGacaatgttagtgccatctacctATCCGGCAATCCAGTCCAACATCAGTGCACTAAACACATTGAGATGGACATTCACTTTGTTCGAGAGAAGGTCACCCGTGGTCAGGCGCgcatccttcatgttccttctcgTCACCAGATTGCGGACATCTTCACCAAAGGCCTTCCTAGAGTTCTATTTGATGATTTTAGGACTAGTCTCAGCGTCCGTGAACCTCCCGCTTCAACTacgggggtgtga
- the LOC130729027 gene encoding uncharacterized protein LOC130729027, producing the protein MNSQNHEASKNPRLSGRSSTSCPSPSLSCKTCGCGKEVILYRSNSKNNPGKLFWRCPDWKEKGTCGFFEWDKGVAAEDGMQGSSNLNEDINDIMEKRIASLREDVKEIVHRAIIKLCEDMNEKDNKIEMMKMKLETEGLKINVLLFFLGITLAVAVSKFF; encoded by the exons ATGAATTCTCAGAACCACGAAGCATCGAAGAACCCAAGGCTCAGTGGTCGTTCATCCACATCTTGTCCTTCACCCTCACTTTCATGCAAGACTTGTGGCTGTGGGAAAGAGGTAATTCTCTACCGATCCAATTCCAAGAATAACCCAGGAAAGCTATTTTGGAGGTGCCCTGATTGGAAG GAGAAAGGGACTTGTGGTTTTTTCGAATGGGATAAAGGTGTTGCTGCTGAAGATGGTATGCAGGGTTCTTCAAATCTGAATGAAGACATAAATGACATTATGGAAAAAAGGATTGCTAGTTTGAGGGAAGATGTTAAGGAAATAGTGCACAGGGCAATTATTAAGTTATGTGAAGACATGAATGAGAAGGACAACAAAattgagatgatgaagatgaagctggAAACAGAGGGATTGAAGATTAATGTGCTCTTGTTCTTTTTAGGCATTACTTTGGCTGTAGCAGTGTCAAAGTTTTTCTAG